In Arachis stenosperma cultivar V10309 chromosome 1, arast.V10309.gnm1.PFL2, whole genome shotgun sequence, one DNA window encodes the following:
- the LOC130981880 gene encoding uncharacterized protein LOC130981880, with protein sequence MAARRVTIQEEGAPDFTMQPFQALHPADDNETLFECWERFDNLLEACPHHMIDKIVLLSYITQGMRPQDKTTLESASNGSMKKYKTTDETWQLISNLAESTRNHRQKQGRSRAVTEVSSGIETAALNRSICEMTNLLKQMQLNQQAQQTQPQQNQQLVPQRICRICADYSHYTDECPQLQQEDNMDNSNQNWRDNNNRGGRDNQGNQRWNNYNNRQQNQPYRASHLRQNQGPPNNQQQTSQITHSSVSSNEDLLQAFEKRQLAMENTIVNSINASLNGFTSTLQAFMTQLGSTKNSSNQPSSTTGIPSQPLPNPKEGINSITLRSGTTLQKRNQEEPSSPEYASAEEVVEIEDVSEEEDI encoded by the exons ATGGCAGCTAGAAGAGTTACCATTCAGGAGGAAGGAGCTCCTGATTTTACAATGCAACCGTTTCAAGCGCTTCATCCAGCG GATGACAATGAGACTCTCTTTGAATGCTGGGAGCGCTTCGataatcttctggaagcatgcccccaccacatgattgacaaAATCGTGCTACTCAGCTATATCACACAAGGTATGAGGCCccaagataagaccacattggaaagtgccagcaatgggtctatgaagaAGTACAAGACCACTGATGAAACTTGGCAATTGATCAGTAATTTAGCTGAATCTACTCGGAATCACAGACAGAAGCAAGGTCGTTCAAGGGCCGTTACAGAAGTATCTTCTGGCATAGAGACTGCTGCTCTAAATCGAAGCATCTGTGAAATGACCAACCTGCTGAAGCAAATGCAGTTAAATCAACAAGCTCAGCAAACTCAACCGCAGCAAAACCAACAACTAGTTCCACAAAGAATTTGCAGAATTTGTGCCGATTACAGTCATTACACTGATGAATGCCCGCAGctccaacaagaagacaacatg gacaATTCAAACCAGAATTGGAGGGACAACAATAATAGGGGAGGCAGAGATAATCagggaaatcagaggtggaataattaCAACAACAGGCAGCAAAATCAACCTTACCGAGCATCTCACCTGAGGCAAAACCAAGGACCACCGAACAATCAGCAGCAAACCTCTCAAATTACTCATTCTTCTGTATCTTCTAATGAAGATTTATTACAAGCTTTTGAGAAAAGACAACTGGCCATGGAAAATACCATCGTGAACAGTATTAACGCCAGTCTGAATGGTTTCACCTCTACTCTGCAAGCTTTTATGACACAACTTGGTTCAACAAAAAATTCCAGTAACCAACCTTCAAGCACCACTGgaatcccctctcaaccattacccaatccaAAGGAAGGCATTAATTCCATCACCCTGAGGTCCGGAACCACACTGCAGAAGAGGAATCAGGAGGAACCAAGCTCACCAGAAtacgcctcagctgaagaggtggtAGAAATCGAAGATGTTTCAGAGGAAGAGGATATATAG